A region of Ictalurus furcatus strain D&B chromosome 1, Billie_1.0, whole genome shotgun sequence DNA encodes the following proteins:
- the rb1cc1 gene encoding RB1-inducible coiled-coil protein 1 isoform X1 produces the protein MKLYVFQVNNGSTLTFDTELAVQTVLDLKHAIQAKYKIATQHQVLVVNGGECMVAERRVCSYSAGTDTNPIFLFNKEMILCDRAPTIPKTTFSVENEMEMKVEESLMMPAVFHTVASRTQLAVEMFEVAKKLCSFCERLVHDEHLQHQGWAAIMANLDDCTASYQKLLLKFDVAYTNYQQDFEDIKLKLTKLGTAVSVMAKIPLLECLTRHSYRESLEKSSSPRPRTEAEPDVGEGRQTSSQSAILCPTEVRQTSGGSAAQDGAVGRSSSSNCGLQEALEEEKEQDEADKMADAPSFNVTLLDWINVQDRPNDVEAVVRKCFDSINRLDPRIIQPFLVECRDTITKLDNQNMKAIKGLEDRLYALDQMIASCKKLVNEQKELAQGFLANQMRAENLKDNSVLPDLCLSHANQLMIMLTNHRKLLDIKQKCTTAKQELANNLQVRLKWCCYVMLHADQDGEKLQALLRLLTELLERVRVVEALSTVPQMYCLAVVEVVRRKMFIKHYREWANALVKDGKNLYEAEKVKRETFGKLFRKSFLRNRLFRGLDSWPPSSFCTRKPRKFDFELPDISLNDLQYLKSCCPAEVQPFLRVPSLCDFEPLNHHTEALHQLVQAARSVDEMSQTITDLLSELKVSGSQSARRPSSESRTETMPTSSKTLPALSIQSPPTQPLSLPAPLEDLSPDSIDAHTFDFETIGHPNMDPVLQQGSLDLDSLAESPESDFMSAVNEFVIEENVTSPNPISDPTSPEMMVESLYSSVINAIDSKRIQDTTMLERENSRITKLKLTIDKYRSAAEESQSNMRKVKDDLCHFQGLVLKEQRDFGFALKKMSAEIHSVVNNIRRRQEEELREAHQNELQKLKDDHAKHVLRLTDELEGNHKIVRDVQRAMLELEGLVERKEKELAQMEGERERLLQEIRNSHQQAVQELERNLSEQSKALQDTLRSRDALADQLDGLQVEIERKIRQEMENAEKNHLQDLEARLKNEHRAQMEILKRDSQGALDTLTLENQAKLKELAESQLTERKKRESLIKDYEARIGELADTRCKLEMEMALKETETEDLRLQYEDAKNQQEEALKAEMESRTKALREQVEALTQQLQKKNEEHEQGLAELRALMRLEKDHCISELVERHDEESTLLRHEFSALKQKSQDAEKDREERLQEIQRQLEDQLVTLRKEREEEQRAFSDKELDLQTAVSDLQAVNSLLSGQLEQERQEARRTVEEEKEALKHALLQKDELEAKLLGKIKLLEAQLEERQSTDNYRGADAGDGKSVDVALQQRLDEERASLLGQLELLERKKNEELQNLKTLLIAEQQTNFNTVLTREKLKKEQIINELSEKLKKVMLQQEKDKSLIESLSEDRATILQEKKHLEEELNRLRSSALVSSAFFVPNPVAVAVEMPGAYGPVPAEVPVLPGLDSERLVSVAALRDDDRVDSAVEASMMTVHDNAPMLSEEKQRILILERTLHMKEEENKRLSQRLMSQSMSSVSSRHSEKIAIRDFQVGDLVLIILDERHDNYVLFTVGPTLYFLHSESLAALDLKPATGATRRPWVLGKVLEKEYCQAKKAQNRFKVPLGTKFYRVKAVPWNKKV, from the exons GAAATGTTTGAAGTTGCGAAGAAGCTGTGCTCCTTCTGTGAACGCCTGGTCCACGATGAACACCTTCAGCACCAGGGCTGGGCTGCCATCATGGCCAACCTGGACGACTGCACCGCGTCCTATCAGAAGCTGCTCTTGAAATTCGACGTGGCCTACACTAATTACCAACAGGATTTCGAAGACATCAAACTGAAGCTGACAAA GCTCGGGACGGCCGTCTCGGTCATGGCTAAGATCCCGCTGCTGGAGTGCCTGACCCGCCACAGCTACAGAGAAAGCCTGGAGAAATCCTCTTCGCCTCGTCCCAGGACCGAGGCCGAGCCTGACGTCGGAGAAGGACGACAGACGTCCTCCCAGTCGGCCATCTTGTGCCCGACGGAGGTCCGGCAGACTTCAGGAGGCTCTGCGGCTCAGGACGGAGCGGTGgggaggagcagcagcagcaactgCGGGCTTCAAGAGGCACTGGAGGAAGAAAAGGAGCAGGACGAGGCGGACAAAATGGCGGACGCTCCTTCGTTTAACGTCACGCTGCTGGACTGGATCAATGTACAGGACCGACCCAATGACGTCGAGGCTGTAGTGAGGAAGTGCTTCGACTCCATCAACAGA CTCGATCCGCGGATTATTCAGCCGTTTCTTGTCGAGTGCCGGGACACCATCACCAAACTGGATAATCAAAACATGAAGGCCATAAAGGGGCTCGAAGACAGATTGTACGCACTCGACCAAATGATCGCCAGCTGCAAGAAGCTAGTGAACGAACAGAAGGAGCTCGCTCAG ggATTTTTAGCCAATCAGATGAGGGCTGAAAACCTGAAGGACAACTCGGTGCTGCCGGACCTGTGTCTGAGTCACGCCAATCAGCTGATGATCATGCTGACCAACCACAGGAAGCTGCTGGACATTAAGCAGAAGTGCACGACTGCCAAACAGGAACTGGCCAACAACCTGCAAGTCCGTCTCAA ATGGTGCTGCTACGTGATGCTGCATGCGGATCAGGATGGCGAGAAGCTCCAAGCGCTGCTGCGCCTCCTGACCGAGCTGCTGGAGCGAGTGCGCGTGGTGGAAGCCCTCAGTACTGTCCCGCAGATGTACTGCCTGGCCGTGGTGGAGGTGGTGCGCCggaaaatgttcattaaacactacagagaG TGGGCCAATGCCCTGGTTAAAGATGGGAAAAACCTCTATGAGGCAGAGAAGGTCAAAAGGGAGACGTTTGGCAAGCTGTTCA GAAAGTCGTTCCTCAGAAATCGCTTGTTTCGAGGACTCGACTCATGGCCTCCCTCGTCGTTTTGC aCAAGAAAGCCTCGCAAGTTTGACTTTGAGCTTCCGGACATTTCTCTGAACGACCTGCAGTATCTGAAGAGCTGCTGTCCTGCTGAAGTGCAGCCTTTTCTCAG GGTTCCATCACTATGTGATTTTGAGCCATTAAACCATCATACAGAAGCTCTTCACCAGCTGGTACAAGCAGCTCGGAGTGTAGACGAGATGTCTCAAACCATCACAGACTTACTGAGTGAACTGAAG GTTTCTGGGAGCCAGAGTGCACGGAGACCCAGCTCGGAAAGCAGAACAGAGACCATGCCCACCTCATCTAAAACCCTTCCTGCCCTCAGTATACAGTCTCCACCCACTCAGCCCCTCTCCCTTCCAGCTCCATTAGAAGATCTGTCCCCTGACAGTATAGACGCCCATACGTTTGACTTTGAAACCATAGGACACCCCAACATGGATCCTGTGCTCCAGCAGGGCTCTCTGGACCTGGACTCTTTAGCCGAGAGCCCGGAGTCAGACTTCATGTCAGCGGTCAATGAGTTTGTCATCGAAGAGAATGTAACGTCACCCAATCCCATCAGTGATCCTACAAGTCCTGAGATGATGGTCGAGTCTCTTTACTCCTCTGTCATCAATGCTATAGATAGCAAAAGGATCCAGGACACGACCATGCTCGAGAGAGAGAACTCCAGAATCACGAAGCTCAAGCTGACCATAGACAAGTACCGTTCAGCTGCCGAGGAGTCTCAGAGCAACATGAGGAAAGTCAAGGATGACCTCTGTCATTTCCAAGGACTTGTTTTGAAAGAGCAGCGGGACTTTGGCTTCGCCTTGAAGAAGATGAGCGCAGAAATTCACAGCGTGGTCAACAACATCAGACGTCGTCAGGAAGAGGAACTCCGAGAGGCACACCAGAACGAGCTCCAAAAGCTGAAAGATGATCACGCAAAGCACGTCCTCCGGCTTACTGACGAGTTGGAAGGGAACCACAAGATCGTCCGGGACGTCCAGAGGGCCATGCTCGAACTCGAAGGGCTTGtggaaaggaaagagaaagagctggCTCAGATGGAGGGCGAGAGAGAACGCTTACTCCAGGAGATACGCAACAGCCACCAGCAGGCTGTCCAGGAGTTGGAGAGGAACCTTTCAGAGCAAAGCAAGGCACTTCAAGACACCTTGCGTTCCAGAGACGCCCTCGCCGACCAGCTGGACGGCCTGCAAGTCGAGATTGAGAGGAAGATACGCCAAGAAATGGAGAACGCGGAGAAGAACCATCTCCAAGACTTGGAAGCTCGTCTGAAAAATGAGCACAGAGCGCAAATGGAGATCCTGAAACGTGATAGCCAGGGTGCTCTAGACACCCTAACCCTTGAGAACCAAGCCAAACTAAAGGAACTCGCGGAATCGCAATTGACGGAACGGAAGAAGCGCGAGAGCCTCATCAAGGACTATGAGGCACGCATCGGTGAGCTCGCCGACACTCGATGCAagctggaaatggaaatggctCTTAAAGAGACCGAAACCGAAGACCTACGCTTGCAATACGAGGATGCCAAGAACCAGCAGGAGGAGGCACTTAAGGCCGAGATGGAGTCACGGACGAAGGCCCTCCGGGAGCAAGTCGAGGCGCTGACGCAGCAGCTGCAGAAGAAGAACGAGGAGCATGAGCAAGGCCTCGCCGAGCTGCGCGCTCTCATGCGCCTCGAGAAGGACCACTGCATCTCGGAGCTGGTGGAGCGGCACGATGAGGAGAGCACGCTGCTGCGCCACGAGTTCTCCGCGCTCAAGCAGAAATCGCAGGACGCCGAGAAGGACCGCGAAGAACGCCTACAGGAGATCCAGCGCCAGCTGGAGGACCAGCTCGTGACTTTACGCAAGGAACGGGAGGAGGAGCAGAGGGCGTTCAGCGATAAAGAGCTCGACTTGCAAACCGCCGTCAGTGACCTGCAGGCCGTAAACTCGCTCCTGTCAGGGCAGCTGGAGCAGGAGCGTCAAGAGGCCCGCAGAACCgtagaggaggagaaagaggcGCTAAAACACGCCTTACTGCAGAAGGACGAGCTGGAAGCGAAGCTGTTAGGGAAAATTAAACTACTCGAAGCTCAACTTGAGGAAAGACAATCCACTGACAA TTACAGAGGAGCTGACGCCGGAGATGGAAAATCTGTGGACGTCGCATTGCAGCAGAGGTTGGATGAAGAACGAGCGTCCCTTCTGGGCCAGCTGGAGCTGctggagaggaagaagaacgaGGAGCTGCAGAATCTGAAGACCTTGCTGATCGCTGAGCAGCAG acTAATTTCAATACTGTACTGACGCGAGAGAAGTTAAAGAAGGAGCAGATCATCAACGAGCTGAGTGAGAAGCTGAAGAAGGTCATGCTGCAGCAGGAGAAGGATAAGA GCCTGATTGAGTCTCTCTCCGAGGACCGAGCCACCATCCTGCAGGAGAAAAAACACCTAGAGGAGGAGCTCAACCGCCTCCGGAGCTCCGCCCTCGTCTCCTCCGCTTTCTTTGTGCCCAATCCCGTCGCCGTTGCCGTGGAGATGCCCGGAGCGTACGGACCTGTCCCTGCTGAAGTCCCCGTCCTGCCTGGTCTGGATTCGGAGCGGCTGGTGTCCGTGGCCGCGCTGCGAGACGATGACCGGGTGGACTCTGCTGTCGAAGCGAGCATGATGACAGTCCA TGATAACGCGCCGATGCTGTCTGAGGAGAAGCAGCGGATACTGATTTTGGAAAGA aCTCTACACATGAAAGAAGAGGAGAACAAGCGGCTCAGCCAAAGACTG ATGTCACAGAGCATGTCGTCCGTATCCTCGAGGCATTCGGAGAAAATCGCCATTCGAGA TTTTCAGGTTGGCGATTTGGTCCTCATAATCCTGGACGAGCGGCACGATAATTACGTGCTGTTCACCGTCGGCCCCACTCTCTACTTCCTGCACTCGGAATCTCTCGCTGCGCTGGACCTCAAGCCGG CGACTGGAGCTACGAGGAGACCCTGGGTCCTGGGGAAGGTCCTGGAGAAAGAATATTGCCAGGCAAAAAAG GCCCAAAACCGCTTCAAAGTTCCTTTGGGCACCAAATTCTACCGAGTAAAAGCCGTGCCATGGAATAAGAAGGTgtaa
- the rb1cc1 gene encoding RB1-inducible coiled-coil protein 1 isoform X2 produces MKLYVFQVNNGSTLTFDTELAVQTVLDLKHAIQAKYKIATQHQVLVVNGGECMVAERRVCSYSAGTDTNPIFLFNKEMILCDRAPTIPKTTFSVENEMEMKVEESLMMPAVFHTVASRTQLAVEMFEVAKKLCSFCERLVHDEHLQHQGWAAIMANLDDCTASYQKLLLKFDVAYTNYQQDFEDIKLKLTKLGTAVSVMAKIPLLECLTRHSYRESLEKSSSPRPRTEAEPDVGEGRQTSSQSAILCPTEVRQTSGGSAAQDGAVGRSSSSNCGLQEALEEEKEQDEADKMADAPSFNVTLLDWINVQDRPNDVEAVVRKCFDSINRLDPRIIQPFLVECRDTITKLDNQNMKAIKGLEDRLYALDQMIASCKKLVNEQKELAQGFLANQMRAENLKDNSVLPDLCLSHANQLMIMLTNHRKLLDIKQKCTTAKQELANNLQVRLKWCCYVMLHADQDGEKLQALLRLLTELLERVRVVEALSTVPQMYCLAVVEVVRRKMFIKHYREWANALVKDGKNLYEAEKVKRETFGKLFRKSFLRNRLFRGLDSWPPSSFCTRKPRKFDFELPDISLNDLQYLKSCCPAEVQPFLRVPSLCDFEPLNHHTEALHQLVQAARSVDEMSQTITDLLSELKVSGSQSARRPSSESRTETMPTSSKTLPALSIQSPPTQPLSLPAPLEDLSPDSIDAHTFDFETIGHPNMDPVLQQGSLDLDSLAESPESDFMSAVNEFVIEENVTSPNPISDPTSPEMMVESLYSSVINAIDSKRIQDTTMLERENSRITKLKLTIDKYRSAAEESQSNMRKVKDDLCHFQGLVLKEQRDFGFALKKMSAEIHSVVNNIRRRQEEELREAHQNELQKLKDDHAKHVLRLTDELEGNHKIVRDVQRAMLELEGLVERKEKELAQMEGERERLLQEIRNSHQQAVQELERNLSEQSKALQDTLRSRDALADQLDGLQVEIERKIRQEMENAEKNHLQDLEARLKNEHRAQMEILKRDSQGALDTLTLENQAKLKELAESQLTERKKRESLIKDYEARIGELADTRCKLEMEMALKETETEDLRLQYEDAKNQQEEALKAEMESRTKALREQVEALTQQLQKKNEEHEQGLAELRALMRLEKDHCISELVERHDEESTLLRHEFSALKQKSQDAEKDREERLQEIQRQLEDQLVTLRKEREEEQRAFSDKELDLQTAVSDLQAVNSLLSGQLEQERQEARRTVEEEKEALKHALLQKDELEAKLLGKIKLLEAQLEERQSTDKGADAGDGKSVDVALQQRLDEERASLLGQLELLERKKNEELQNLKTLLIAEQQTNFNTVLTREKLKKEQIINELSEKLKKVMLQQEKDKSLIESLSEDRATILQEKKHLEEELNRLRSSALVSSAFFVPNPVAVAVEMPGAYGPVPAEVPVLPGLDSERLVSVAALRDDDRVDSAVEASMMTVHDNAPMLSEEKQRILILERTLHMKEEENKRLSQRLMSQSMSSVSSRHSEKIAIRDFQVGDLVLIILDERHDNYVLFTVGPTLYFLHSESLAALDLKPATGATRRPWVLGKVLEKEYCQAKKAQNRFKVPLGTKFYRVKAVPWNKKV; encoded by the exons GAAATGTTTGAAGTTGCGAAGAAGCTGTGCTCCTTCTGTGAACGCCTGGTCCACGATGAACACCTTCAGCACCAGGGCTGGGCTGCCATCATGGCCAACCTGGACGACTGCACCGCGTCCTATCAGAAGCTGCTCTTGAAATTCGACGTGGCCTACACTAATTACCAACAGGATTTCGAAGACATCAAACTGAAGCTGACAAA GCTCGGGACGGCCGTCTCGGTCATGGCTAAGATCCCGCTGCTGGAGTGCCTGACCCGCCACAGCTACAGAGAAAGCCTGGAGAAATCCTCTTCGCCTCGTCCCAGGACCGAGGCCGAGCCTGACGTCGGAGAAGGACGACAGACGTCCTCCCAGTCGGCCATCTTGTGCCCGACGGAGGTCCGGCAGACTTCAGGAGGCTCTGCGGCTCAGGACGGAGCGGTGgggaggagcagcagcagcaactgCGGGCTTCAAGAGGCACTGGAGGAAGAAAAGGAGCAGGACGAGGCGGACAAAATGGCGGACGCTCCTTCGTTTAACGTCACGCTGCTGGACTGGATCAATGTACAGGACCGACCCAATGACGTCGAGGCTGTAGTGAGGAAGTGCTTCGACTCCATCAACAGA CTCGATCCGCGGATTATTCAGCCGTTTCTTGTCGAGTGCCGGGACACCATCACCAAACTGGATAATCAAAACATGAAGGCCATAAAGGGGCTCGAAGACAGATTGTACGCACTCGACCAAATGATCGCCAGCTGCAAGAAGCTAGTGAACGAACAGAAGGAGCTCGCTCAG ggATTTTTAGCCAATCAGATGAGGGCTGAAAACCTGAAGGACAACTCGGTGCTGCCGGACCTGTGTCTGAGTCACGCCAATCAGCTGATGATCATGCTGACCAACCACAGGAAGCTGCTGGACATTAAGCAGAAGTGCACGACTGCCAAACAGGAACTGGCCAACAACCTGCAAGTCCGTCTCAA ATGGTGCTGCTACGTGATGCTGCATGCGGATCAGGATGGCGAGAAGCTCCAAGCGCTGCTGCGCCTCCTGACCGAGCTGCTGGAGCGAGTGCGCGTGGTGGAAGCCCTCAGTACTGTCCCGCAGATGTACTGCCTGGCCGTGGTGGAGGTGGTGCGCCggaaaatgttcattaaacactacagagaG TGGGCCAATGCCCTGGTTAAAGATGGGAAAAACCTCTATGAGGCAGAGAAGGTCAAAAGGGAGACGTTTGGCAAGCTGTTCA GAAAGTCGTTCCTCAGAAATCGCTTGTTTCGAGGACTCGACTCATGGCCTCCCTCGTCGTTTTGC aCAAGAAAGCCTCGCAAGTTTGACTTTGAGCTTCCGGACATTTCTCTGAACGACCTGCAGTATCTGAAGAGCTGCTGTCCTGCTGAAGTGCAGCCTTTTCTCAG GGTTCCATCACTATGTGATTTTGAGCCATTAAACCATCATACAGAAGCTCTTCACCAGCTGGTACAAGCAGCTCGGAGTGTAGACGAGATGTCTCAAACCATCACAGACTTACTGAGTGAACTGAAG GTTTCTGGGAGCCAGAGTGCACGGAGACCCAGCTCGGAAAGCAGAACAGAGACCATGCCCACCTCATCTAAAACCCTTCCTGCCCTCAGTATACAGTCTCCACCCACTCAGCCCCTCTCCCTTCCAGCTCCATTAGAAGATCTGTCCCCTGACAGTATAGACGCCCATACGTTTGACTTTGAAACCATAGGACACCCCAACATGGATCCTGTGCTCCAGCAGGGCTCTCTGGACCTGGACTCTTTAGCCGAGAGCCCGGAGTCAGACTTCATGTCAGCGGTCAATGAGTTTGTCATCGAAGAGAATGTAACGTCACCCAATCCCATCAGTGATCCTACAAGTCCTGAGATGATGGTCGAGTCTCTTTACTCCTCTGTCATCAATGCTATAGATAGCAAAAGGATCCAGGACACGACCATGCTCGAGAGAGAGAACTCCAGAATCACGAAGCTCAAGCTGACCATAGACAAGTACCGTTCAGCTGCCGAGGAGTCTCAGAGCAACATGAGGAAAGTCAAGGATGACCTCTGTCATTTCCAAGGACTTGTTTTGAAAGAGCAGCGGGACTTTGGCTTCGCCTTGAAGAAGATGAGCGCAGAAATTCACAGCGTGGTCAACAACATCAGACGTCGTCAGGAAGAGGAACTCCGAGAGGCACACCAGAACGAGCTCCAAAAGCTGAAAGATGATCACGCAAAGCACGTCCTCCGGCTTACTGACGAGTTGGAAGGGAACCACAAGATCGTCCGGGACGTCCAGAGGGCCATGCTCGAACTCGAAGGGCTTGtggaaaggaaagagaaagagctggCTCAGATGGAGGGCGAGAGAGAACGCTTACTCCAGGAGATACGCAACAGCCACCAGCAGGCTGTCCAGGAGTTGGAGAGGAACCTTTCAGAGCAAAGCAAGGCACTTCAAGACACCTTGCGTTCCAGAGACGCCCTCGCCGACCAGCTGGACGGCCTGCAAGTCGAGATTGAGAGGAAGATACGCCAAGAAATGGAGAACGCGGAGAAGAACCATCTCCAAGACTTGGAAGCTCGTCTGAAAAATGAGCACAGAGCGCAAATGGAGATCCTGAAACGTGATAGCCAGGGTGCTCTAGACACCCTAACCCTTGAGAACCAAGCCAAACTAAAGGAACTCGCGGAATCGCAATTGACGGAACGGAAGAAGCGCGAGAGCCTCATCAAGGACTATGAGGCACGCATCGGTGAGCTCGCCGACACTCGATGCAagctggaaatggaaatggctCTTAAAGAGACCGAAACCGAAGACCTACGCTTGCAATACGAGGATGCCAAGAACCAGCAGGAGGAGGCACTTAAGGCCGAGATGGAGTCACGGACGAAGGCCCTCCGGGAGCAAGTCGAGGCGCTGACGCAGCAGCTGCAGAAGAAGAACGAGGAGCATGAGCAAGGCCTCGCCGAGCTGCGCGCTCTCATGCGCCTCGAGAAGGACCACTGCATCTCGGAGCTGGTGGAGCGGCACGATGAGGAGAGCACGCTGCTGCGCCACGAGTTCTCCGCGCTCAAGCAGAAATCGCAGGACGCCGAGAAGGACCGCGAAGAACGCCTACAGGAGATCCAGCGCCAGCTGGAGGACCAGCTCGTGACTTTACGCAAGGAACGGGAGGAGGAGCAGAGGGCGTTCAGCGATAAAGAGCTCGACTTGCAAACCGCCGTCAGTGACCTGCAGGCCGTAAACTCGCTCCTGTCAGGGCAGCTGGAGCAGGAGCGTCAAGAGGCCCGCAGAACCgtagaggaggagaaagaggcGCTAAAACACGCCTTACTGCAGAAGGACGAGCTGGAAGCGAAGCTGTTAGGGAAAATTAAACTACTCGAAGCTCAACTTGAGGAAAGACAATCCACTGACAA AGGAGCTGACGCCGGAGATGGAAAATCTGTGGACGTCGCATTGCAGCAGAGGTTGGATGAAGAACGAGCGTCCCTTCTGGGCCAGCTGGAGCTGctggagaggaagaagaacgaGGAGCTGCAGAATCTGAAGACCTTGCTGATCGCTGAGCAGCAG acTAATTTCAATACTGTACTGACGCGAGAGAAGTTAAAGAAGGAGCAGATCATCAACGAGCTGAGTGAGAAGCTGAAGAAGGTCATGCTGCAGCAGGAGAAGGATAAGA GCCTGATTGAGTCTCTCTCCGAGGACCGAGCCACCATCCTGCAGGAGAAAAAACACCTAGAGGAGGAGCTCAACCGCCTCCGGAGCTCCGCCCTCGTCTCCTCCGCTTTCTTTGTGCCCAATCCCGTCGCCGTTGCCGTGGAGATGCCCGGAGCGTACGGACCTGTCCCTGCTGAAGTCCCCGTCCTGCCTGGTCTGGATTCGGAGCGGCTGGTGTCCGTGGCCGCGCTGCGAGACGATGACCGGGTGGACTCTGCTGTCGAAGCGAGCATGATGACAGTCCA TGATAACGCGCCGATGCTGTCTGAGGAGAAGCAGCGGATACTGATTTTGGAAAGA aCTCTACACATGAAAGAAGAGGAGAACAAGCGGCTCAGCCAAAGACTG ATGTCACAGAGCATGTCGTCCGTATCCTCGAGGCATTCGGAGAAAATCGCCATTCGAGA TTTTCAGGTTGGCGATTTGGTCCTCATAATCCTGGACGAGCGGCACGATAATTACGTGCTGTTCACCGTCGGCCCCACTCTCTACTTCCTGCACTCGGAATCTCTCGCTGCGCTGGACCTCAAGCCGG CGACTGGAGCTACGAGGAGACCCTGGGTCCTGGGGAAGGTCCTGGAGAAAGAATATTGCCAGGCAAAAAAG GCCCAAAACCGCTTCAAAGTTCCTTTGGGCACCAAATTCTACCGAGTAAAAGCCGTGCCATGGAATAAGAAGGTgtaa